A single Blastococcus sp. Marseille-P5729 DNA region contains:
- a CDS encoding xanthine dehydrogenase family protein subunit M, translating into MKPAPFVWNGPTSKAEAIAALAEHGTEAKVLAGGQSLIPMLAMRLAEPRVLVDINAAAELSYISVGDDGIRVGALTRHAELERHAETARIAPIIGQGLRNVAHATIRNRGTTVGSIAHADPSGEMTSVLALTDGHVVAASAGGERTIPWNEFFAGALESCLEPDELAVEAYFSAMKENEGSAYLEMSRRHGDYAMCGVGAIVALEDGRIAAARLSFISVTETPIVVDVTEAAGSGADAVAEAAREAIDPVGDIHASAEFRTHLAGVLAQRAVEQAVEHAKQRRTDGEGETT; encoded by the coding sequence ATGAAACCCGCACCGTTCGTCTGGAACGGACCGACGTCGAAGGCCGAGGCCATCGCTGCGCTCGCCGAGCACGGCACGGAGGCCAAGGTGCTCGCCGGGGGACAGTCGCTCATCCCGATGCTCGCCATGCGACTCGCCGAGCCCAGGGTGCTGGTGGACATCAACGCCGCCGCCGAGCTGTCGTACATCTCGGTAGGTGACGACGGCATTCGCGTCGGCGCGTTGACCCGGCACGCGGAGCTGGAGCGTCACGCGGAAACGGCGCGGATCGCTCCGATCATCGGCCAGGGGCTGCGCAACGTCGCGCACGCCACCATCCGCAATCGTGGCACCACCGTCGGGTCGATCGCGCACGCCGACCCGTCCGGCGAGATGACCTCCGTCCTGGCGCTCACCGACGGTCACGTCGTCGCGGCCTCCGCCGGTGGCGAGCGGACGATCCCCTGGAACGAGTTCTTCGCCGGCGCCCTAGAATCCTGTCTCGAACCCGACGAGCTCGCCGTCGAGGCCTACTTCTCGGCAATGAAAGAGAACGAGGGTTCGGCGTACCTGGAGATGTCGCGCCGGCACGGTGACTACGCGATGTGCGGAGTCGGAGCGATCGTCGCGCTCGAGGACGGCAGGATCGCCGCTGCACGGCTGTCGTTCATCTCGGTCACCGAGACTCCGATCGTCGTCGACGTGACCGAGGCCGCGGGCTCCGGGGCGGACGCCGTCGCCGAGGCCGCGCGCGAGGCGATCGACCCGGTCGGCGACATCCACGCCAGCGCGGAGTTCCGCACCCACCTCGCGGGCGTGCTCGCGCAACGGGCGGTCGAGCAGGCGGTAGAGCACGCGAAGCAGCGACGCACCGACGGCGAAGGAGAGACGACGTGA
- a CDS encoding (2Fe-2S)-binding protein translates to MTTSAEHTNQAGETLYPVTMTINGQHATDTVTARRTLSDFLRHDRGLTGTHVGCEHGVCGACTVLLDGTPVRACLVFAVSCNGHEVTTVEGLGQLDETGDPDSLSPVQRAFRDTHALQCGFCTPGFLTTITAGLRENPDPTPDEAIEMISGNLCRCTGYQNIVKAVLRAAEIAREQSSTPVAREGEK, encoded by the coding sequence GTGACCACCAGCGCCGAGCACACCAACCAGGCGGGTGAGACGCTGTATCCCGTCACCATGACCATCAACGGCCAGCACGCCACGGACACCGTGACCGCACGACGGACCTTGTCGGACTTCCTGCGCCACGACCGCGGGCTCACCGGCACTCACGTGGGATGCGAGCACGGCGTCTGCGGCGCCTGCACCGTACTGCTGGACGGCACACCTGTCCGGGCCTGCCTGGTTTTCGCCGTCTCGTGCAACGGCCACGAGGTCACCACAGTCGAGGGACTCGGGCAGCTAGACGAGACCGGTGACCCCGACTCGCTCTCCCCGGTGCAGCGCGCCTTCCGCGACACACACGCCCTCCAATGCGGTTTCTGCACCCCGGGTTTCCTGACCACGATCACCGCGGGCCTGCGAGAGAATCCCGACCCGACACCGGACGAGGCGATCGAGATGATCAGCGGCAACCTGTGCCGGTGCACCGGCTACCAGAACATCGTGAAGGCTGTGCTGCGCGCCGCCGAGATCGCGCGCGAGCAGTCCAGCACTCCCGTTGCACGGGAAGGGGAGAAGTAA
- a CDS encoding CrcB family protein, producing MSPLTLTLLSVAGGAGAAGRFIVDALIRARWRTHFPVATAAINLTGSLLLGMLAGAAIDRDLATAYAVLGVGFLGGFTTFSTHAVETVRLARGGPRAHAALNAFGTLLGAVALAWAGLLLGATL from the coding sequence ATGAGCCCACTGACGTTGACGCTGCTCAGCGTGGCCGGCGGAGCGGGAGCAGCCGGGCGGTTCATCGTGGACGCGCTCATCCGTGCGCGGTGGCGCACGCACTTCCCGGTCGCTACGGCGGCGATCAACCTGACGGGTTCGCTGCTGCTCGGGATGCTGGCGGGGGCGGCAATCGACCGCGACCTGGCCACGGCGTACGCCGTCCTCGGAGTGGGATTCCTCGGCGGGTTCACCACCTTCAGTACGCATGCGGTCGAGACCGTGCGCCTCGCGCGTGGCGGGCCGCGGGCTCACGCCGCACTGAACGCCTTCGGGACCCTGCTCGGCGCGGTCGCTCTCGCGTGGGCCGGTCTCCTCCTCGGCGCGACTCTCTGA
- the cutA gene encoding aerobic carbon-monoxide dehydrogenase large subunit, translating into MAQRYFGSAVKRSEDLRLTTGNGRYTDDIGAREAVKPYEAAYVRSPHAHARITDIDIDDALDVEGVVAIYTWEDLEGPAGEPLPVLIPHPSLHAPRTGYALAKDEVNFVGEAIVMVVALDRYIAEDAANRIRVDYEFLPPVVGVTRSREAAATVHEDIDDNVAAHLVQENGDVDAGFAKAKHTLELDLTIERSASIPMEGKAVHAKWDDDDKSLRVYSSTQTSTSVRAAIAAKLQLPLTKVEVIAPDVGGGFGVKIVHPWPEEITVPMAAMKLSHPVKWTEDRREHFIASSHEREQQHKIKVGFDDDGRINALDVVFWHDNGAYTPYGVICPIVTSTQLLGPYKPENYRVEFYSVYTNTCIVTPYRGAGRPQGVFAMERTMDRIADYLGKDRTEVRQANFIQPDEFPFDQGLMFQDGRPLIYDSGEYPKQLESLKKQIGWDGIDALREDARSRGRLLGAGIACYVEGTGPGPYEGAHVNVLNDGTVEVAIGLTTQGQGHETAFAQIAADTLGVPFEKVRVTAGDTRRFGYAVGTFASRAAVMSGSAVHLAAVQARDKALRVVSDLLEVSAEDLEIVDGNVQVKGDPSSGITLAHAAVLSNPLRYAFDEAAKEATQFAKPGDPDKPPIADDSEPGIEGTDYYSPPRSTFASGMHAALVEIDPLTCDIQIVKYAVNHDCGELINPMIVEGQVQGGLAQGIGGALYEIMEYDESGQLLNASFMDFLLPYVTEIPMESRGELTLEHQVTPSPLNPLGIKGAGEAGVIPVAALIASAVEDAVGFRITEMPLNPSKLFDLMRAHDAGEIEDTKAGAQRLAATKGQL; encoded by the coding sequence ATGGCTCAGCGCTACTTCGGCTCCGCCGTCAAGCGCAGCGAGGACCTGCGGCTGACCACCGGCAACGGCCGCTACACCGACGACATCGGCGCCCGTGAGGCGGTCAAGCCGTACGAGGCAGCGTACGTGCGCTCGCCTCACGCGCACGCGCGGATCACCGACATCGACATCGACGACGCACTGGACGTCGAGGGCGTCGTGGCGATCTACACCTGGGAGGACCTCGAAGGCCCGGCTGGCGAACCGCTGCCGGTGCTGATCCCACACCCGTCGCTGCACGCGCCGCGCACCGGCTACGCGCTGGCCAAGGACGAGGTGAACTTCGTAGGCGAAGCCATCGTCATGGTCGTCGCACTCGACCGCTACATCGCCGAGGACGCGGCAAACCGGATCCGCGTCGACTACGAGTTCCTGCCCCCGGTCGTCGGCGTGACCCGCTCCCGCGAGGCCGCAGCGACCGTCCACGAGGACATCGATGACAACGTGGCCGCCCACCTCGTGCAGGAGAACGGCGACGTCGACGCCGGCTTCGCGAAGGCCAAGCACACCCTCGAGCTGGACCTGACGATCGAGCGATCGGCGTCCATCCCGATGGAGGGCAAGGCGGTCCACGCCAAGTGGGACGACGACGACAAGAGCCTGCGCGTCTACTCGTCCACGCAGACCTCGACGTCCGTGCGCGCCGCCATCGCCGCCAAGCTGCAGCTGCCGCTGACGAAGGTAGAGGTCATCGCACCCGACGTCGGTGGCGGGTTCGGCGTCAAGATCGTGCATCCGTGGCCCGAGGAGATCACGGTGCCGATGGCGGCGATGAAGCTTAGCCACCCGGTGAAGTGGACCGAGGATCGCCGCGAGCACTTCATCGCCTCGTCGCACGAGCGCGAGCAGCAGCACAAGATCAAGGTCGGGTTCGACGACGACGGCCGGATCAACGCGCTGGACGTCGTGTTCTGGCACGACAATGGCGCCTACACGCCGTACGGTGTCATCTGCCCGATCGTCACCTCGACCCAGCTGCTCGGCCCGTACAAGCCGGAGAACTACCGCGTCGAGTTCTACTCGGTCTACACCAACACCTGCATCGTCACGCCGTACCGCGGCGCCGGGCGTCCGCAGGGCGTGTTCGCGATGGAGCGGACGATGGACCGGATCGCCGACTACCTCGGCAAGGACCGCACCGAGGTACGCCAGGCCAACTTCATCCAGCCGGACGAGTTCCCGTTCGATCAGGGCCTGATGTTCCAGGACGGGCGGCCACTGATCTACGACTCGGGCGAGTATCCGAAGCAGCTCGAGTCGTTGAAGAAGCAGATCGGCTGGGACGGCATCGACGCACTCCGTGAGGACGCGCGCTCTCGCGGCAGGCTGCTCGGCGCCGGGATCGCCTGCTACGTCGAGGGAACCGGCCCCGGCCCGTACGAAGGCGCGCACGTCAACGTCCTCAACGACGGCACCGTCGAGGTCGCGATCGGCCTCACCACGCAGGGCCAGGGCCACGAGACCGCATTCGCTCAGATCGCGGCCGACACGCTCGGCGTCCCGTTCGAGAAGGTGCGCGTCACCGCCGGCGATACGCGCCGCTTCGGTTATGCAGTAGGGACTTTCGCATCACGTGCTGCGGTCATGAGTGGGTCGGCGGTGCACCTGGCGGCCGTCCAGGCGCGCGACAAGGCGCTGCGCGTCGTGTCCGACCTGCTCGAGGTCTCGGCCGAGGACCTGGAGATCGTCGACGGCAACGTGCAGGTGAAGGGCGATCCGTCGTCCGGCATCACCCTCGCGCACGCCGCCGTCCTGTCGAACCCGCTGCGGTACGCATTCGACGAGGCAGCGAAGGAGGCGACCCAGTTCGCCAAGCCTGGTGATCCCGACAAGCCGCCGATCGCCGACGACAGCGAGCCCGGCATCGAGGGGACCGACTACTACTCTCCGCCGCGCTCGACCTTCGCCAGCGGTATGCACGCCGCGTTGGTCGAGATCGACCCGCTCACGTGCGACATCCAGATCGTGAAGTACGCCGTGAACCATGACTGTGGCGAGCTGATCAACCCGATGATCGTCGAGGGGCAGGTGCAGGGTGGCCTCGCCCAGGGCATCGGCGGCGCGCTCTACGAGATCATGGAGTACGACGAGTCCGGGCAGCTGCTGAACGCCTCGTTCATGGACTTCCTGCTCCCGTACGTCACCGAGATCCCGATGGAGTCGCGCGGCGAGCTGACGCTCGAGCACCAGGTGACGCCGTCGCCGCTCAACCCGCTCGGCATCAAGGGCGCCGGCGAGGCCGGAGTGATCCCGGTGGCCGCGCTCATCGCCTCCGCAGTCGAGGATGCCGTCGGCTTCCGGATCACCGAGATGCCGCTCAACCCATCGAAGCTGTTCGATCTCATGCGCGCCCACGACGCGGGCGAGATCGAGGACACCAAGGCCGGTGCCCAGCGCCTGGCCGCGACGAAAGGTCAGTTATGA
- a CDS encoding ribbon-helix-helix protein, CopG family, which produces MRTTVNLPPDLEAEVARLRREEGMGTSEAIVALARRGLTRVSEPRPFTQRTARLNAKVDLTNIGEVLDLLENT; this is translated from the coding sequence ATGCGCACGACAGTGAACCTTCCCCCGGATCTTGAAGCCGAGGTAGCGCGACTTCGCCGCGAGGAAGGCATGGGCACGAGTGAGGCAATCGTGGCACTCGCTCGTCGCGGACTCACGCGGGTTTCAGAACCGCGGCCCTTCACCCAGCGCACCGCGCGGCTGAACGCGAAGGTCGACCTCACGAACATCGGCGAGGTGCTCGACCTACTCGAGAACACATGA
- a CDS encoding TA system VapC family ribonuclease toxin, giving the protein MILDANVLLYAVDETSRHHDRASGFLEQHLNGAARVGLPWQSISAFLRISTHPRIMTTPLAPAFAVACVDDWLAAPAAWLPDVTKATWSIMRALVVDADISGNLVPDAQLASLALQHGAQVVSADSDFARFRGVRWLNPFD; this is encoded by the coding sequence ATGATTCTCGACGCCAACGTACTGCTCTACGCCGTCGACGAGACGAGCCGGCACCACGACCGCGCCAGCGGATTCCTCGAGCAACACCTCAACGGGGCCGCCCGGGTCGGCCTACCCTGGCAGAGCATCTCAGCGTTCCTCCGGATCTCCACTCACCCCCGGATCATGACCACGCCGCTGGCTCCCGCGTTCGCTGTCGCCTGCGTCGATGACTGGCTCGCAGCGCCGGCCGCGTGGCTGCCCGACGTCACCAAGGCGACCTGGTCGATCATGCGCGCGCTGGTCGTCGACGCCGACATCAGCGGCAACCTCGTCCCCGATGCGCAGCTCGCTTCCCTGGCTCTCCAGCACGGCGCGCAGGTCGTGTCAGCCGACAGCGACTTCGCCCGGTTCCGAGGGGTGCGTTGGCTCAACCCGTTCGACTAG
- a CDS encoding uracil-xanthine permease family protein — protein sequence MALGIGWTQKGDGKNIPLGEVVKPHERLSWGRTVGMGMQHVFAMFGATFVFPLLMGINPQFGLMMSGVATIIFLLVVQGRIPSYLGTSAAFMGAAAAIGAQNQSAGGSPADYIGKMTGAILIAGLLLAAVGVIVHFVGGAVVSRVLPPAVTGAVVMLIGFNLAPVVSGVYWPQDQWIAILTMVITTVLAIASRGFISRIAILLGLIAGTVLSWLFDLMSVSYDRVDGAGAPVEEGTDRLSFAAVKAADWIGLPGDITQGDGSVLHGPHLPMFSMAAILVVIPGVIALIAENAGHVKAVAEMTGEDLDRSMGKAFLGDGLGTAVSGFAGGPPTTTYAENIGVMAATRVYSTAAYWVAAIFAILLGFSPKIGALIAAIPGGVLGGITVVLYGMIGLLGAKIWVENRVDFSNPINLVPMAAGLIIAIGDVQLKFTDDFIITGIALGTIVVIVLYHLARAIAPRELKEDLASGNQTVTADTTGIAIGNVERPDGTQYDPWESRSQGPGAFRQPDLPGDGR from the coding sequence ATGGCGCTAGGAATCGGGTGGACCCAGAAGGGGGATGGTAAGAACATCCCCCTCGGTGAGGTCGTCAAGCCCCACGAGCGGCTCTCCTGGGGCCGCACCGTGGGCATGGGCATGCAGCACGTCTTCGCCATGTTCGGGGCGACGTTCGTCTTCCCGCTGCTGATGGGCATCAACCCACAGTTCGGCCTGATGATGTCCGGTGTCGCGACGATCATCTTCCTGCTGGTCGTCCAGGGCCGGATCCCGTCCTACCTGGGTACGTCGGCGGCGTTTATGGGCGCCGCGGCCGCGATCGGGGCCCAGAACCAGTCTGCCGGCGGCAGCCCTGCCGACTACATCGGCAAGATGACCGGTGCGATCCTGATCGCCGGCCTGCTGCTGGCGGCCGTGGGCGTCATCGTGCACTTCGTCGGCGGAGCCGTCGTCTCGCGGGTGCTGCCGCCCGCTGTCACCGGCGCGGTCGTCATGCTGATCGGCTTCAACCTCGCGCCGGTGGTCTCGGGCGTCTACTGGCCACAGGACCAGTGGATCGCCATCCTCACGATGGTGATCACGACCGTGCTGGCCATCGCCTCGCGCGGGTTCATCTCGCGCATCGCGATCCTGCTCGGACTGATCGCAGGCACGGTGCTGTCCTGGCTGTTCGACCTCATGAGCGTGAGCTATGACCGGGTCGACGGCGCCGGTGCGCCGGTCGAGGAAGGCACCGACCGGTTGAGCTTCGCCGCGGTGAAGGCCGCCGACTGGATCGGTCTTCCGGGCGACATCACCCAGGGCGACGGCTCGGTGCTGCACGGCCCGCACCTGCCGATGTTCTCGATGGCCGCGATCCTCGTCGTCATCCCGGGCGTCATCGCGCTCATCGCCGAGAACGCCGGCCACGTCAAGGCGGTCGCCGAGATGACCGGCGAGGATCTGGACAGGTCCATGGGCAAGGCCTTCCTCGGAGACGGCCTCGGCACGGCGGTGTCCGGCTTCGCCGGTGGCCCGCCGACCACCACCTACGCCGAGAACATCGGCGTGATGGCGGCCACTCGCGTCTACTCGACCGCCGCCTACTGGGTGGCCGCGATCTTCGCGATCCTGCTCGGGTTCTCCCCAAAGATCGGCGCGCTGATCGCGGCGATCCCCGGTGGCGTGCTCGGCGGCATCACCGTCGTCCTGTACGGCATGATCGGCCTGCTCGGCGCGAAGATCTGGGTCGAGAACCGGGTCGATTTCAGCAACCCGATCAACCTGGTGCCAATGGCCGCCGGACTGATCATCGCGATCGGCGACGTCCAGCTGAAGTTCACCGACGACTTCATCATCACCGGCATCGCGCTCGGCACGATCGTCGTGATCGTGCTGTACCACCTGGCCCGGGCGATCGCGCCGCGGGAGCTCAAGGAGGATCTGGCGAGCGGTAACCAGACCGTCACGGCCGACACGACCGGCATCGCGATCGGCAACGTCGAGCGGCCGGACGGCACCCAGTACGACCCGTGGGAGAGCCGTTCGCAGGGTCCCGGCGCCTTCCGCCAGCCCGACCTGCCGGGTGACGGCCGCTAG
- a CDS encoding CrcB family protein, with translation MHRSAPAGVYVGSPQRYRPGTPIPGTSASPAPACCGGRIGGVSTWTTSDPDAPSAIRGALPTARQVGGVWAGGAGGCGLRALVELALPAGSGLPWGTLAVNLIGAFALGLLLELLLLAGDDSGARRRLRLTVGTGLLGGFTTYSSLAVESVDLLRAGAAGTALCYVALTLTAGTILAWAGIATAQRIRGPG, from the coding sequence GTGCACAGATCAGCTCCCGCGGGTGTGTACGTCGGCAGCCCTCAACGATACCGGCCCGGCACACCGATCCCGGGCACATCCGCCTCGCCCGCCCCCGCGTGCTGCGGTGGGAGGATCGGCGGTGTCTCTACTTGGACAACCTCCGACCCGGATGCGCCGTCGGCGATCCGGGGCGCGCTGCCGACGGCGCGGCAGGTCGGCGGGGTGTGGGCCGGCGGGGCCGGCGGGTGCGGGCTGCGGGCGCTTGTCGAACTGGCGCTGCCGGCCGGCTCGGGCCTGCCGTGGGGCACGCTCGCGGTCAACCTGATCGGCGCGTTCGCCCTCGGCCTGCTGCTCGAGCTGCTGCTGTTGGCCGGCGACGACTCCGGCGCACGGCGCAGGCTGCGGCTGACCGTGGGCACCGGGCTGCTTGGGGGGTTCACGACGTACAGCAGCCTCGCGGTCGAGTCGGTCGACCTGCTGAGGGCGGGCGCGGCCGGCACTGCTCTTTGCTATGTCGCACTTACCCTCACCGCCGGGACAATTCTCGCCTGGGCCGGGATCGCCACCGCGCAAAGGATCCGGGGGCCGGGATGA
- a CDS encoding ring-opening amidohydrolase translates to MPDAIEVRKVPLHNVSDASELAKLIDEGVMEADRVIAVIGKTEGNGGVNDYTRIIADRAFREVIQAKGTRSAEDVKQIPIVWSGGTDGVISPHATIFATVPADKAVQTDEPRLSVGFAMSEKLLPEEIGYVSMVKKVADGVKVAMERAGITDPKDVHYVQTKTPLLTIHTIRDAKSRGKKVWTENTHESMDLSNGVTALGIAVALGEIEMPKDEDVMHNRELYSSVASCSSGVELDQAQIVVVGNAKGVGGRYRIGHSVMKDALDQDGIWEAIKDAGLELPERPHWSDLNGRLVNVFLKCEASQSGEVHGRRNAMLDDSDVHWHRQIKSCVGGVTAAVTGDPAVFVSVSAAHQGPEGGGPVAAIIDRGDDPTGYQVP, encoded by the coding sequence ATGCCAGACGCAATCGAGGTACGCAAGGTACCGCTGCACAACGTCTCTGACGCCTCCGAGCTCGCAAAGCTCATCGACGAGGGTGTGATGGAGGCCGACCGGGTCATCGCCGTCATCGGCAAGACCGAGGGCAACGGTGGCGTGAACGACTACACCCGCATCATCGCCGACCGGGCCTTCCGCGAGGTGATCCAGGCCAAGGGCACTCGCAGCGCCGAGGACGTGAAGCAGATCCCGATCGTGTGGTCCGGCGGCACCGACGGTGTCATCTCCCCGCACGCCACGATCTTCGCGACCGTGCCCGCCGACAAGGCGGTTCAGACCGACGAGCCGCGGCTGTCGGTCGGCTTCGCGATGAGCGAGAAGCTGCTGCCGGAGGAGATCGGCTACGTCTCGATGGTCAAGAAGGTCGCCGACGGCGTGAAGGTCGCCATGGAGCGCGCCGGGATCACCGACCCGAAGGACGTGCATTACGTCCAGACCAAGACGCCGCTGCTGACCATCCATACCATTCGCGACGCCAAGTCACGCGGCAAGAAGGTGTGGACCGAGAACACCCACGAGTCGATGGACCTCTCGAACGGTGTCACCGCGCTCGGCATCGCCGTCGCTCTGGGCGAGATCGAGATGCCCAAGGACGAGGACGTCATGCACAACCGCGAGCTGTACAGCTCGGTCGCATCGTGCTCCTCGGGTGTGGAGCTCGACCAGGCGCAGATCGTGGTCGTCGGCAACGCCAAGGGCGTGGGCGGTCGCTACCGGATCGGTCACTCGGTCATGAAGGACGCCCTCGACCAGGACGGCATCTGGGAGGCGATCAAGGACGCCGGTCTCGAGCTCCCCGAACGCCCGCACTGGAGCGACCTCAACGGTCGCCTGGTCAACGTCTTCCTCAAGTGCGAGGCATCGCAGAGCGGCGAGGTGCACGGACGGCGCAACGCCATGCTCGACGACTCCGACGTGCACTGGCACCGCCAGATCAAGTCCTGCGTCGGCGGCGTGACGGCGGCGGTCACCGGTGATCCGGCCGTGTTCGTCTCCGTGTCCGCCGCCCATCAGGGCCCGGAGGGCGGTGGGCCGGTCGCGGCGATCATCGACCGCGGCGACGACCCGACCGGGTACCAGGTCCCGTAA
- a CDS encoding carbon monoxide dehydrogenase subunit G: MKVSGSAVLNATPDKVWEAINDPKVLAEVIPGCEKLEEVGPAHYRGVVSMGIASIKGTYQGEIKLEDLREPSSLTLKAEGAGAAGTIGTTVDVQLADKGDGTTEISYDADAIVGGMVGGVGQRVLTSVAKKTAGAFFKQIDAVLTGEKKVGAKEAAPEVAAVPAGTAVAGARSAGGSDAATAPTPAAGGPLAVLAPASGGGSFVLGAVFGALSMLIGVLVGARIAKR, encoded by the coding sequence ATGAAGGTCTCCGGTTCTGCCGTCCTGAACGCCACCCCCGACAAGGTCTGGGAAGCGATCAACGACCCGAAGGTGCTCGCCGAGGTGATCCCGGGCTGCGAGAAGCTTGAGGAGGTCGGCCCGGCGCACTACCGCGGCGTGGTCTCGATGGGCATCGCCTCGATCAAGGGCACCTATCAGGGGGAGATCAAGCTCGAGGACCTGCGCGAGCCCTCGTCGCTGACCCTGAAGGCCGAGGGTGCCGGCGCCGCCGGGACGATCGGCACGACGGTCGACGTGCAGCTCGCGGACAAGGGCGACGGCACCACCGAGATCAGCTACGACGCCGACGCGATCGTCGGCGGGATGGTCGGGGGCGTCGGCCAGCGGGTGCTCACCTCCGTGGCGAAGAAGACCGCGGGCGCCTTCTTCAAGCAGATCGATGCCGTGCTGACGGGCGAGAAGAAGGTTGGCGCGAAGGAGGCCGCACCCGAGGTAGCCGCCGTGCCGGCCGGCACGGCCGTGGCCGGTGCTCGGTCCGCAGGTGGATCGGACGCTGCCACCGCGCCGACTCCCGCTGCCGGTGGGCCGCTCGCCGTGCTCGCACCGGCGTCCGGTGGCGGCTCGTTCGTGCTCGGCGCCGTCTTCGGCGCCCTGTCGATGCTGATCGGCGTCCTCGTGGGCGCCCGCATTGCCAAGCGGTAA